The sequence below is a genomic window from Ciceribacter thiooxidans.
TGATTGAAAGATAGTCTGTGCGCAGGCATGATGACATGTGCTTTGGGAGGAGCAGATGCCTCGGCAACCCAACCACTCGGACTTGGTCTACCACACCGCGTCGCAGAGCTCGGCAGCAGCCAGTTCGCCGATCGTCGCTTCATGGCGTCGCTGCCTCGACCTCCATCAGCTCCAGCCGGAGGAAAGCCGCAAGCCGGAACGGGTCGAGGAGGCCGTCTTCCGCTCGGCACGGGAGCGGGCAGGTCATCTCGTCTCCGCCTGCAGCGAGGAGGTCGACCGCCTCTATCAGACCGTCGGTCGGTCGGGCTGCTGTATCCTTCTCTCCGACCGCGACGGCGTGGTCCTTGATCGCCGCGGTGCGGCGGGCGACGATGCGGACTTTCGTGAACTCGGGCTTTGGCCGCAGGCCGTCTGGAGCGAGGCGAGTGTCGGAACTAACGGCATCGGCACGGCTCTCGCCGACCAGCGGCCGGTCATGATCCATCGCGACCAGCATTTCTTGAGCGCGAACACGGAGCTCAGCTGCGTCACGGCTCCCATCCGTGATCATCTCGGGCGCGTGACCGCGGCGCTCGACATCTCGACCTGCCGCAACGACGTCACCGACATGGCGCTGGCGATCCTGTCGCAGGCGGTGCGCGATGCTGCCGTCCGCGTCGAGGCGACGCTCTTCAGGCTTGCCTTTCCGGGCGCCCGGATCGTCATGGTACCGGCGGCGAGCGCCGGTTCGGTCGCCCTTCTCGCAGTCGACGGCGACGACCTCGTCCTCGGGGCAACCCGGGCCGCGCGGCTCGCGCTCAAGCTCGACGACCAGCGGATCGCGCAAGGTTTGCCCGCCTCCGACGCGCTCTGCGAGGGCAGGGGCGAGGGTGCGGCCGATCTCGGCGAGGCGGAACGCGCCGCACTTCGCCGGGCACTCTCGCGCACCAACGGCAACGTTTCGCAGGCGGCCCAGGTGCTCGGCATCAGCCGCGCGACCCTGCACCGCAAAATGAAGCGTTTCGCGCTTCAGTGATGCCGTCGCAAGTGTCGCAGAACTGAAACAGTGTGCGCTGCGGTATGCCGTCCTCCCCCTATCCGTGAAGGGCTTTGCCGGCAATCATTCTCCCATCGGTCCTGAGGAGGGACCTCGACCCAGGGAGGATGATTTCATGAATATCCAAGTCCAGACCATTGCCCAGAGCCCGTTCAAGCTGCGCTACGGCAACTTCATCGGCGGCGAGTGGCGCGATCCGGTGAACGGTCGTTACTTCGACAACATTACGCCTGTGACCGGCGGCAAGCTCTGCGAGGTCGCCCGCTCCGACGAGCACGACATCAACCTCGCGCTCGATGCGGCACACGCCGCCAAGGACAAATGGGGCCGCACCTCGACCACCGAGCGCGCCAACATCCTGAACAAGGTTGCCGATCGCATGGAAGCCAATCTCGAGCTTCTTGCGCGCGCCGAGACCTGGGACAACGGCAAGCCGTTGCGCGAAACGATGGTCGCCGACATTCCGCTCGCCATCGATCACTTCCGCTATTTCGCGGCCTGCGTCCGCGCCCAGGAAGGTTCGATCGGCGAAGTCGACCACGACACCATCGCCTACCATTTCCATGAGCCGCTCGGCGTCGTCGGCCAGATCATCCCGTGGAACTTCCCGCTGCTGATGGCCGCATGGAAGGTCGCCCCGGCGCTCGCCGCCGGCAACTGCATCGTGCTGAAGCCGGCCGAGCAGACCCCGGCCTCGATCCTCGTCCTGATGGATCTCGTCGGTGATCTCCTGCCGCCCGGCGTGCTCAACGTCGTCAACGGCTTCGGCCTCGAAGCCGGCAAGCCGCTCGCGACCAGCCCGCGGATCGCCAAGATCGCCTTCACCGGCGAGACCTCGACCGGCCGGCTGATCATGCAGTATGCCTCGCAGAACCTGATCCCCGTCACGCTGGAGCTCGGCGGCAAGTCGCCGAACATCTTCTTCGAGGATGTTATGCGCGAAGACGACGACTACCTCGACAAGGCGCTCGAAGGTTTTGCAATGTTCGCGCTCAACCAGGGCGAGGTCTGCACCTGCCCGAGCCGCGCGCTGGTGCACGAGAAGATCTACGACCGCTTCATGGAGAAGGCGATCAAGCGCGTCGAAGCCGTCGTCCAGGGCGACCCGCTCGCCATGTCGACCATGATCGGTGCCCAGGCCTCTTCCGAGCAGCTCGAAAAGATCATGTCCTATATCGACATCGGCAAGCAGGAAGGTGCGGAAGTGCTGACCGGCGGCTACCGCAACCAGCTGCCGGGCGAGCTCTCCGGCGGCTACTACGTCAAGCCGACGGTCTTCAAGGGCAACAACAAGATGCGCGTCTTCCAGGAGGAAATCTTCGGGCCGGTCGTTTCGGTCACGACCTTCAAGGACGAGGCAGAAGCGCTCGAGATCGCCAACGACTCGCTCTACGGTCTCGGCGCCGGCGTGTGGAGCCGCGATGCGAACACCTGCTACCACTTCGGTCGCAACATCCAGGCCGGTCGCGTCTGGACCAACTGCTACCACGCCTATCCGGCCCATGCGGCCTTCGGTGGCTACAAGCAGTCCGGCATCGGTCGCGAGACCCACAAGATGATGCTCGACCACTACCAGCAGACCAAGAACATGCTGGTCAGCTACAGCCCGAAGGCACTCGGCTTCTTCTGATGCTCCACACCTCCCCCCTGAGGGGGGAGGTCGCAGCGAAGCTGCGGGTGGGGGTGATTGTTCTATCACCCAAAGGATCACCCCACCCCGGCACTGCGTGCCGACCCTCCCCCTCAAGGGGAGGGTTTCGCGCATCCGCAACGCCTTTGAAGGAGCTGTAATGACCGAAAATCCCGTCGCCGAACCACGGGTGATCGCCACCGAGGCGGCACTCGATTTTCTTGCAGAGATCCGGCAAGATCACCCCGACATCCTTTTCCATCAGTCCGGGGGATGTTGCGACGGCTCCTCGCCGATGTGCTATCCGGCGAGCGAATACCGGGTCGGCGAGACGGACGTGAAGCTCGGCGAGATCGGCGGCGTACCGTTCTATATCAGCGGCAGCCAATACGAAGTCTGGAAACACACCCAGCTCATCATCGACGTGGTGCCGGGCAGGGGCGGGATGTTTTCGCTCGACAACGGCCGGGAGCGGCGGTTCCTCACGCGGTCGCGGGTGTTCGGGAGCAACGAGGTCATGTGCAGCATTCCTACTTTGCCCCGACCCTGAATAAGAAAAGGCCCGCGGGCACGAGGCACCGCGGGCCTTCTTGTGGTCATCGGGTGTCTCAGGCCGCCTGGCGTCTTGCGGCCGCGCCCCGGTCGACGGTGAAGCGGTTTACCTGACCGGTAAGGCCGTCTGCCTCGCTTGCCAGAGCGAAGGCACTTGCCGTGGTTTCCTCGACCATCGCGGCATTCTGCTGTGTCACATGGTCGAGCGCATTGACCGAAGCGTTGATCTCAGAGAGCCGCATCGACTGCTCGCGGGAGGCCGCGGCAATCGCGCCGATCTGGTCGTTTATCGCTGCGATGTTCGTCTCGATCTGATGCAGGCTGTCGCCGGTCTTCAACACCAGTGCGACGCCGCCCTCGACGTCGGTGGTCGACGTGTTGATGAGCTGGCTGATATCGCGGGCCGCACCGGACGACCTCTGCGCCAGTTCGCGGACTTCCTGCGCGACGACGGCAAAACCCTTGCCGGCGTCGCCGGCCCGGGCCGCCTCGACGCCTGCATTGAGCGCAAGCAGGTTCGTCTGGAAGGCGATCTGGTCGATGACGTCAATGATCTGGCGGATCTTCGAGGAGGAGCCTTCGATACGCTCCATCGCGGTGATCGCTTCGCTGACGACCGAAGACGAGGTCTTCGCACCGGCAAGGCTTTCGGCCGCGACCTGCACCGCCGTCTCGCAACGCTTCAGGGCGTCATTGACCGAGCCGGTCATGTCGCCGAGGGCGGCGGCCGCTTCCTCGAGCGAAGCCGCCTGGCGTTCCGTCCGCTGCGCGAGGTCTTCCGACGCGGACTTGAGGCCGGCAGAACCGCCGCGGATCGTGTCGGCGCTTTCGCTGATCGCGCGGATCGCCTGTTCGAGATGTTCGAGCGACTGGTTGAAGTCGAGGCGGAGGTGATCGAGCGAGGACACGAAGGGCGTGTCGATCCGCACGTTCAATTTGCCTCCGGCGAGCTCCTGCAGGCCGCCGGCAAGCGCTGAAACCGCATCTTCGAGTTCCTGCGCGCTGCGTGCCTTTTCTGCTTCACGCTGACGGCGCTCCTGTTCGATCTCTGCGCCGCGTTCGACGGCTTCGGTCTCCATCCGGTCCTTTTCAAGCGCGCTGGTGCGGAACGCGTCCAGTGCGCGCGCCATCACGCCGATCTCATCCGGCCTGCCGGCGGCGCGGATCTCGATGTTCCGGTCGCCCTGGTTGAGGCGGTTCATCAGCTTGGCGAGTTCCGTCAGCGGGCGTGTAAGGCTCGAAGAGACCAGCGTTCCGACCAGTCCCATGATGGCGAGGACGGCGACGGTCGCGAGGAACGCCCATTTCGCGAGATCATTGGCCGAGGCCAGCACCTTTGTATCTTCCTGGCCGATGGCGAGGAGATGCCGTTGTCCGAAGAGGTCGACGGGGAGATAGGAGTAGAAGGACGTGCCGTTCGCCGAATTGGCGAAAGTCGCGCCGCTGGCGCCGGATTTCGCTGCGTCGACGAGTTCGGGCGCGACGACTGCGTCCTTGCCGCCGGTGATTGTGCCGCCCCGCAGGCTGCCGTCGTCACTGAGGAGGAAGGCGTCGTCGATCGTCGTGCCCAGGCCGTCGGGCTTCATCATCTGCGAGAGCTTTTCGGCGGAAACGCGGATGAAGACGGTTCCCTTCCGCTGTGTCTCGCCCCAGACGGAAATGGCGAGCGGCTGCGCGATGAAGGCCGAGGGAGTTCCTGCCTCGTAGGGGTAATCACCGAACGGCGAGAAATGGACGTCGCGGTCGCCGCCGGCCTTCACCCGTTCGGCGAGTTCCTTCAGGCGGGCGTTGGCCGGATCATCGAGCGTCGTCAGAAGTTCGCCACCCTTCGTCACGGTATAGACGATCGTGCCGTTGACGTCGGCAACCAGGATGTCGCTGACATTGGCGTTCTTCCACGTGCTCGAGAGCGTGCCGTGGATGGCGGCATGCCGCACGCCGTAGAGCAGTTTCTGCTTGCTGCCGTCGATTGCGATGCGCTGTTCGACGGTGGAGCCTTCGGGCTGGAAGACCTTCTTGATCGTCGGAGCCTCGACCGGAATGATGTTGACCATCATCTCCGTCGCTTCGCCGACCGCCGTGTTCTGCGCGATCTCGGCCAGCGACTGGCCTACGCGGTCGAGATAGGCGGTGACTTCCTTCGACTGGTTTGCTGCGACCGATTCCAGTCTGAGCTTGCTGGCCTCGATCAGGCCCACCTTGCCGATCTGGTAACTCAACAGGCCGACCGCCATGCAAGAGACCAGGGTGGCTCCGACGACGAGGCCGGCGAACTTCGCCTTGACGGACGACAGGGGACGGATTCTGTCCGTCTGGATACTGTTTCGCGACATCAAGTGTGCTCCTCCCGCAATAATGGTGCGCGGAAGTGTCGCGGAAATTGCTTACGGCAATCTTAAGTCAACACTGTTGAATGTTTGGGGCCGCGATAGCGCGGCTCCGATCTCTTGGGGAGGAGGCGAGCCTCAATCGAAGAGGCTCGAGACCGAGGCTTCCGCGCTCGTGCGGTTGATCGCCTCGCCCAGCAGGTTGGCGGTCGTCAGCACGCGGATGTTGTGGGCGGACTGGACGGCGGTCGTCGGCTGGATGGAGTCGGTGATCACCAGCTCGCGCAGCTTGGAAGAGGCGACGCGGGTCACCGCACCGCCCGAGAGCACGCCGTGGGTGATGTAGGCCGTCACGCTGGTCGCGCCGTTCTTCAGCAGGGCCTCGGCGGCGTTGCAGAGCGTGCCGCCCGAGTCGACGATGTCGTCGATCAGGATGCAATCCTTGCCGGTGACGTCGCCGATCACGTTCATGACTTCGGATTCACCCGGACGGTCGCGGCGCTTGTCGACGATCGCCAGCAGACAGTCGAGGCGCTTGGCGAGCGAGCGAGCACGCACGACGCCGCCGACGTCCGGCGAGACGACCATCACGTTCTTGAGGTCGTAGTGCTCCTTCACGTCGCGGGCGAGGATCGGCACGGCGTAGAGGTTGTCGGTCGGGATATCGAAGAAGCCCTGGATCTGACCGGCATGCAGGTCGAGGGTCAGTACGCGGTCGGCGCCGGCTTCGGTGATGAGGTTGGCGACCAGTTTCGCCGAGATCGGGGTGCGGGGCCCCGGTTTGCGGTCCTGGCGGGCATAGCCGAAATAGGGAAGCACGGCGGTGATGCGGCGCGCTGAGGATCGACGGAACGCATCGATCATGATCAGCAGTTCCATCAGGTGGTCGTTGGCAGGAAAGGACGTCGACTGGACGACGAAAACGTCCTCGCCGCGGACATTTTCCTGGATCTCTACGAAAATTTCCTGGTCCGCGAACCGCCGAACGGTGGCTTTCCCAAGAGGAACATTGAGATAATTGCAGATCGCCTCGGCCAACTGCCGGTTCGAATTCCCCGCGAAAACCTTCATTTTGGCCCGCCTGTTGTCATGCTGAATGGGCGCTTTTTAGCGTCCTTGAACCCGAATGCAAGAGGCCTTGCGGTCGCGGCCGGTGAAATTCGTGAAAAGTTTGTGACCAGCCGTCATCCACCGTGTGCGGCCAGCCAGCTGGTATATTCGTTGATTGTCTTGGTTGCGATCTGTTGCATGAGGGAAGCGGGGACGCCCGCCCAGGCCTCGGTCGCCGACGACGGGACGACTTCCTGGCCCTGAATACGATGAAGGCGACTTCCGCTCTGGTTGAGAACGTCCCAGACATAGACAATCGTGACTTGTCCGCCTTCGGCGAAGGCCGAGAAATAGCCCTTGAGGATGTGATCGGCCGCCGGGTCGTTCGAGCCCTTGATCACCAGCCCCCGGGCACGGGCTTCGGCCCCGAGCTGACGCGAAAGCGGCGTCACGGCCTGGATCGGCGCGCCGATGATCGGCAGGAAGCGGATCGTGCCCTTCGCAGGGGCGAGGGCCGCCGTCTGTGTCGGCGCCGGTGACGATGCTTGAGCGGCCGGCTGCTGCTGCGTCGTCACACCTCCGACCGGTGGGGGAGGCTGCATCGGCTGACTGCCGGCGGCGAGCGCCTGTGCCTGGGCTTCCAGCGTATTCTGCGGTGGCGTCGTATAGCCCTGACCGGCGAGCGGCTGCTGCCCTGCCGGGACGCCGGCCATCCGGTCGGTGTCGGATTGGGTGACGGGGGAGCTTGCCACCTGCATTCCGCCGCCGACATCGGCTTGTGGAGTCAGGGCATCGGTGGTGTTGCAGCCGGAGAGGGCAAGCGCCAGCATCAGCACTGTCGATGCAACTGCGATCCACTTCATCCGGCCATTTGCCCTTCCTGTTCGGTCAAGCCTTCGTCGGCATTGTTATCGGGTCCGGGGAGGGCCCTGTCAATTCCCCAGGATTTCACGAGGCCGCTCAGCGGACCAGAAGTTCCAGCGGATGCCTCGACAGCGCCCGCGGCGCATCCTCGGTCGTCAGGTAGGTATGGCCGAGGGTCATCGCTGTTTCCCGCTCCGAATCCATGACG
It includes:
- a CDS encoding GAF domain-containing protein, which codes for MPRQPNHSDLVYHTASQSSAAASSPIVASWRRCLDLHQLQPEESRKPERVEEAVFRSARERAGHLVSACSEEVDRLYQTVGRSGCCILLSDRDGVVLDRRGAAGDDADFRELGLWPQAVWSEASVGTNGIGTALADQRPVMIHRDQHFLSANTELSCVTAPIRDHLGRVTAALDISTCRNDVTDMALAILSQAVRDAAVRVEATLFRLAFPGARIVMVPAASAGSVALLAVDGDDLVLGATRAARLALKLDDQRIAQGLPASDALCEGRGEGAADLGEAERAALRRALSRTNGNVSQAAQVLGISRATLHRKMKRFALQ
- the adh gene encoding aldehyde dehydrogenase, giving the protein MNIQVQTIAQSPFKLRYGNFIGGEWRDPVNGRYFDNITPVTGGKLCEVARSDEHDINLALDAAHAAKDKWGRTSTTERANILNKVADRMEANLELLARAETWDNGKPLRETMVADIPLAIDHFRYFAACVRAQEGSIGEVDHDTIAYHFHEPLGVVGQIIPWNFPLLMAAWKVAPALAAGNCIVLKPAEQTPASILVLMDLVGDLLPPGVLNVVNGFGLEAGKPLATSPRIAKIAFTGETSTGRLIMQYASQNLIPVTLELGGKSPNIFFEDVMREDDDYLDKALEGFAMFALNQGEVCTCPSRALVHEKIYDRFMEKAIKRVEAVVQGDPLAMSTMIGAQASSEQLEKIMSYIDIGKQEGAEVLTGGYRNQLPGELSGGYYVKPTVFKGNNKMRVFQEEIFGPVVSVTTFKDEAEALEIANDSLYGLGAGVWSRDANTCYHFGRNIQAGRVWTNCYHAYPAHAAFGGYKQSGIGRETHKMMLDHYQQTKNMLVSYSPKALGFF
- a CDS encoding DUF779 domain-containing protein, which encodes MTENPVAEPRVIATEAALDFLAEIRQDHPDILFHQSGGCCDGSSPMCYPASEYRVGETDVKLGEIGGVPFYISGSQYEVWKHTQLIIDVVPGRGGMFSLDNGRERRFLTRSRVFGSNEVMCSIPTLPRP
- a CDS encoding methyl-accepting chemotaxis protein; this encodes MSRNSIQTDRIRPLSSVKAKFAGLVVGATLVSCMAVGLLSYQIGKVGLIEASKLRLESVAANQSKEVTAYLDRVGQSLAEIAQNTAVGEATEMMVNIIPVEAPTIKKVFQPEGSTVEQRIAIDGSKQKLLYGVRHAAIHGTLSSTWKNANVSDILVADVNGTIVYTVTKGGELLTTLDDPANARLKELAERVKAGGDRDVHFSPFGDYPYEAGTPSAFIAQPLAISVWGETQRKGTVFIRVSAEKLSQMMKPDGLGTTIDDAFLLSDDGSLRGGTITGGKDAVVAPELVDAAKSGASGATFANSANGTSFYSYLPVDLFGQRHLLAIGQEDTKVLASANDLAKWAFLATVAVLAIMGLVGTLVSSSLTRPLTELAKLMNRLNQGDRNIEIRAAGRPDEIGVMARALDAFRTSALEKDRMETEAVERGAEIEQERRQREAEKARSAQELEDAVSALAGGLQELAGGKLNVRIDTPFVSSLDHLRLDFNQSLEHLEQAIRAISESADTIRGGSAGLKSASEDLAQRTERQAASLEEAAAALGDMTGSVNDALKRCETAVQVAAESLAGAKTSSSVVSEAITAMERIEGSSSKIRQIIDVIDQIAFQTNLLALNAGVEAARAGDAGKGFAVVAQEVRELAQRSSGAARDISQLINTSTTDVEGGVALVLKTGDSLHQIETNIAAINDQIGAIAAASREQSMRLSEINASVNALDHVTQQNAAMVEETTASAFALASEADGLTGQVNRFTVDRGAAARRQAA
- a CDS encoding ribose-phosphate pyrophosphokinase is translated as MKVFAGNSNRQLAEAICNYLNVPLGKATVRRFADQEIFVEIQENVRGEDVFVVQSTSFPANDHLMELLIMIDAFRRSSARRITAVLPYFGYARQDRKPGPRTPISAKLVANLITEAGADRVLTLDLHAGQIQGFFDIPTDNLYAVPILARDVKEHYDLKNVMVVSPDVGGVVRARSLAKRLDCLLAIVDKRRDRPGESEVMNVIGDVTGKDCILIDDIVDSGGTLCNAAEALLKNGATSVTAYITHGVLSGGAVTRVASSKLRELVITDSIQPTTAVQSAHNIRVLTTANLLGEAINRTSAEASVSSLFD